AGTGATAAACAACGATTGAAAAGATAGTCGTAATAACGGACATTAGTAATATCAATCTTATTAGTTTCATGATGCCGTATGCGATATTTATTTCCAATGTCCGTCAACATCTTAAATTCATTATTAAACAAATCGGCAAAATCATCATTTCCATTAGCCATATCATTTACTATTTTTTCTGATGAATGTTTCTTATCTAATGTTGTATAGTAAGTTTTTAGACGTTCTAACGCATCCCATATCTTTTCCACTGAATCTTGTCGTGCTGCAGAATTTGGTGTCTTATATAATGCAACAGCATCTTTCAACAACTCTCTTGTTCCTACTTCATGTACTGCTGCAAAATTGCTTTCAATTTCCGTTGTAAGTGGGCTGTTCTCAACAATTCTTTCTATAATCTTTTCATCAGTTAGTTCATAAAGTAATCCCGACTCAGTAAATATTTCATTTATTGCCTCTTGGAAATTTTTAAATATATCTGAAGAATTAAGACAGTCTATCGTTTGGTAGTTTCGGTATTTCTCATTATTCCATCGTTCAGAGATATCCTTAATATTTTGTGCAAAGAACTCAATGAGGTCTAAAAGTGCATACTGATCATATTCATCGTCATATGCTGGCGTGCAAATCCTATCATACTCATCCCGAAAAAGAGACGGGATTCTTATTTTAATTCTAGTTATAAATCCTTTTTCATCAAATGCAACATAATTACTATCTGTAAAGTCATGATGACAGTTTAGAGTGAAAATATGTGTTAAGTTTTTTTGATACCTTTTACAGCAATCTAAAATTAATGAATACATATCTCTGTTAATAGAATATGTCTTTTCCAGTGGTGCTCTTATACCATGCCTTTCAGAATATAATTTCATAAGCCATCTCCTAATTTCCTATTTATCAGTTATTATACAGGTAACTTTCATTTCGCCATTTAATACATCTACACATATGGATCTAAGAGGAGTTGATTTGTTCCCTTTTTACGCTCCTCATCAATTATTAAATCACATGTCAATTTATCTATGTCGGAGAAATCCATATTCGATTTAAATCCTTTATCTGGTTCTAACCATTGATCACTCATCAGTCTATCAAATGTTGCTTCACAACTCCTCCTAGGGCACCTCCCTATTGTTGTTGTAAAAAAACTGTTATGATACGAATAATGATGCGTATGAATAAAATCTTCCCACGACTCTATAACCTCATATTCATCACGCAAATCAACTATTTCTATTTCCTCATACTTTCTCTCTTCTGCCGCACCCCATGCTTTTTTCAACATTGCAATAGCTTCTACATCACTTTTAGGTGCACTATATCCGAAAATAGTAACCATATATGCTACCTCTAACGCATTATTCAATGATTTCCAAGACTTTGATATAGATATATCACTGGCATAATCTTTATTCTTTATTGGAAATAATAGCTTTGTTGGAGCAAGGGGGTTACCACATCTACATGGCATCCCAACATTGCCCATAACATTATCCTCTAAACAACACCCAACTGCAACATTTCCATGTAAAAAAGCTAACTGTGGCAGATTGGTAGTATAAGCCATAGCGCGAGCATAAGCCTGAACCAATAACGGATCCCAATTAAAGGTTGCAATTAAATCCTTTGAAGTTAGTCCCATAATCAAATAGTCATAAACTGTAGGACTTTCAGGCAACTTGAAGCTTGTCATGTAGTCATGGATGACTTCCTCTAATTCATGCTTGACATCCATGCAATTAGGCTCTGTTTTACTGCGCTCATCAAGTTCCATATAAATATCTTCTAAATTCCCCGAAGAAGTGTTTATATTAATTTTTTCTAGTATATCTGTCAATCCAAGCTTTTCAATGAAACCATTCATTGCAGATATTTTTCTGCCATTCTTGTCTCCATTTGGGATTGCTGCACAACTCGCACCTGCACCCAGTATAACAACATGTGGTCTGCTCTTCATGTAATATTCATAATCATACAAATCCTTTGGTGTTGGATAAACATCCTTCATTCTCCATTTCATCCCCTTTACCTTGATAAACTTAGGAAATCTTGTATCACTTCTTCAAGTAATCTATTTACACCTTTCATGTTGTCCACTCCTAAACAATCTCAATATCAACAGCATTGTTAATATAATTATATACTTCATGGCATCAATATTCAATTAACTTCAGACAAAGGACCACCAATCAAGCTCTGTCTCTTGATTGGTGGTCAGCTAAAAGCGCTATTTTTTATACCTCACTCTCGACTCCGGACTTAAATTCAACCTTAAACTTCTCTTCAAAAACTGTCACTTTCTCAATAAGCCTTCTTACCAGCTGCTCATCATATTCTTCCAACTCTTCTGTTTGCTCATCTATAAACTCAGCCATCTTAGCGATACGTTGCCTTTTTCCTTCACGCTCTGCATTGTCAACCATTGCAGAAAAAAGGGGGTCAGGCTTTTGATATTTCAATATAGCAAATAAAGATCGGGTAGGAGCTGAATAATTATTTTATTCAGCGTCCTCTCACACCACCGTACGTACGGTTCGGTATACGGCGGTTCATTAAGAATTATGCATTAGATGATATCTATTAGATATGCTTTTGTATCCTAGATTCTCAAGATATTTATTATTTAGAGTTGTATTTAAAATTGGGCTGTTGGATATTCTCCAATAGCCTTTTCTCGTATTAGCAAATTCCCATGCCTTATATTTTGGTAGTCCCAGTTTCATAAGGTTCTTACCTTTGGTTTTAACCTTTCTACACTGTTTCCAGATACATGCTCTCAGCCTGCGTCTAACCCACATTTCTAGCATAGAGATTTTCTTTGTAGTTTTAGCAACTGCAAAATAATTGACCCAACCTACGGTGTAGTAGTTTAATTCCGTTAATCTAGAGTCCATACTCCTAAAAATATGGGTAGGTTCTTCTTTAATCAACCTTGTTCAGCAGACAGACGCACTCCACATGTCCGCTGTGAGGGAACATGTCCACTGGTTGAACTTGCTTTATCTCATACTTCCCTTCCTGGCATAGATGCTTTAAATCTCTAGCTAAGGTTGAGGGATTGCAGGATACGTAAACTATCCTTTGCGGTGATATCTTTTGTATTGCCTCTAACAGCTTTTCATCGCACCCTTTTCTTGGTGGGTCTACTACTACCACATCATATTTTTCTCCTTTTTTAGCTTCATCCACTATAACTTCTTCCGCTTTTCCTACTTTAAAGTGGGCATTTTTTATGCCGTTTATTTTTGCATTTTCCTTTGCATCTTCTATGGCTTGTGGCACTATTTCCACTCCTAACACCTCTTTTGCTTGCTGGGCTAAAAATAGTGAGATGCTGCCTATGCCGCAGTATGCGTCTAACACTTTTTCTTTGCCGGTGAGGTTAGCGTACTCTAAGGTTTTTCCATAAAGGATTTCCATTCCCTTAGGATTAACCTGAAAAAATGATAACGGCGATATTTTATACTGTATGCCAGTTACTTTTTCTGTTATATGTCCATTTCCAAACATCGTTATGTTCTTGCGTCCCATAACGACGTTGGTTTTTTTAGAGTTTATATTAAAAACTAAGGTATCTACCACTTTTAACCTTTTAATACTATCAACAAGCTCTTTCTTTCTATGAAAATCCTCTTTTGTAACTACTATTATCACCATTAGTTCGTCGGTGTTAAAACCTACTTTAGTCACTATGTGACGAACTATGCCTTTACCTGTCTTTTCGTTGTATGTAGGTATGTTAAGCTCATGGAGCTTTCTAGAAATTGAGTCGAGCACTTCATTACTTTTAGGGTGCTGAATGTGGCAGTTTTCCAACGGCACTATTTCGTGACTTTTCGGTTTATAAAAGCCTGCCACTGTTTTACCATCAACTATACCTACCGGAGATTGAACTTTGTTGCGATATTTTTTATCTCCAGCAGTTAGAGTTTGATGCACGGTTACACTTTGAAAACCACCTATTCTTTCTAATGCATCTTTTACTAGCTTTTGTTTAAGCTTAAGCTGATATGAATAATCAGTATGCTGAAGATTGCAACCACCGCATTTTTCATAAGTTGGACAATTTGGTTTTATTCTATGAGGTGATGGATTTATAATTTTTTGAATTAAGCCTCGTCCGTAATTTTTCTTTATGCTAATTATTTCTATTTCCACCTTATCTTCAGGAAGGCCTTGGGGCACAAAAACCGTAAAACCATCTATTTTTCCCACGCCTTCTCCTTTATGAGTAATATCTTCAATGGTGGCTGTATATTTTTTGCCTGTTAGCAACTTTGACATATAAAATTCTCCCTCACTTTTCTTCTTTTTCCTCACAACTATTATAACTGTTTTAAGGGTGAAAACAAAATCAAAAATACTCCTTCTTTTAGCAGCTTAATTGAGATTGCCTGCTGCTATAAGAAGGAGCAACTTATCTTATATTACTTTCTGATTATGTTATAACATAATTTCTTTAAGCACTCTTTATTTTTGATAGGTTGACCAACCTAACATATCGTAAATTACTCAATATCTAAATATTCCTTCCGTTAAATTTACTAACCCAGCTATCATTAAAAAGTAAGCTAAAAATAAATGAAGGTTAAATAAGTTTAAAGCCCCTGCGACAAATAAAATTAAACCCAAGCCAGCTCTCATTATCCTCTCTGTATCTCCAATATTTCTTCTAAAGTTTAATTCCACTTAAACCACCTCATTTATTATTATGGTGGTTATACTTATTTTTTATCCTTCATTGTTGAGATACAAATGTTCCAGACAATTTGCTTTTAATATAATTATGTCTTTCGGAGTAATTTCCAACAGGTGGAATCCAGTATCTGCCGTGGGAAACTTAGTATGTGTATTTATGGGTAGCTCCAAAATTGTTTTATATAACATTGATATAGTTCCTCCATGGGCGACGATACAAATTGTCTTCTGCCTGTTAGGCTGGAGGTTTTCATCTTTAAATTTATGCCAAAATGCTTCTATTCTAGCTCTAAAATCTATTATAGATTCGCCGTTAGGTAAAGCTCGATAAATTTTTTCACTCTCAGGTGGAGGAAATTTCTTTTCCGCTTCTTCAAAAGTAAGGCCAGCTAAGTCCCCATTATTTATTTCCATAAGCTCTTTTTCTTCTATAGGTTGATTCATAATTTTTTTGCCCAAAATATTGGCGGTTTCCTTAGCTCTTTTTAAAGGACTACAGTATATTTCATCAATTCCATAGTATATAGACAAATAGTTTGCTACAAGCTGTGCTTGTTTTTTTCCCAAATCAGTAAGTGGAAAATCAGCTCTTCCTTCATGCCTACCGGTTATATCCCCTTCTGACTGTCCATGTCTTAAAAGAATTAATCTTAACATCGTCCCTCCCCCTCTTTTTTTAAGTCGTATAGCTGACGTTTACTATGGTACATATTTGCATCAGAAATTTTCACTAGCTTATGATAATCTAAAGCTTCTTCTGGGTAATTTGATATCCCATAACAGAAACCTATTTTTAGAAAATTACCCTCAAAGTCAATTGGCTCTTGTACTCTCTTTTTTAATATTTTAATTTTTTTTATCACCTCTGACTTATCTCTATTAGAGAAAAATACAATAAATTCATCTCCTCCAAATCTTGCAACAAAATCATCTGATTCTAGTATACTATTTAATAGATATGCAAATTTTTTTATTACAGCATCGCCGGCCAAGTGTCCATACGTGTCATTTACTTCCTTTAGTCGATTTAAATCAAATAACACCAAGGAAAAAAGTGCACTGCTTTCCATCCTTTTTTTGATTAAATCCTCAAAATACCTTCTATTATAAACCCCTGTTAATTCATCATATCGACTTAAATATACAGTTTTTTCGTGTAACTTACGCTTACTTATAGCTATCGACAGCTGTTTTCGGACATACTCCATCAGGCTCCAATCTACATCATCAAAAATGTCATTTTCTTCACACTCTATATTTATAAATCCACATAACTTATTATCTACAAAAACAGGGCCACACATAGAGGATTTAGGGGTTATTCCCATGTTATTGTCTAAAATCGTATGGTACTGAGTAGGAAGGTCTTCTTTTAAATTATTCATTATAACAGTTTCATGTATGTTCCCATCTGTTTTCTGCCAAATAAAAGCATCTTGTAACTTAATTTCAAAATCATTAACTTGCTCTTTTTTATAACCTTTACTTGCACTAATTTTTAAATTATTTTTTTCGTCTAAAAGTAACACAGATGCTAAATCAGTTTTATCGATAGCACTGGTGATTTTGCTTAATATAAAATCAAACAGCTCTTCTGTATTTTCTATTTCCACTATAGCATGACTTATTTCAAGCATAGCATCTTTTATTTTTAGCGATTTTATTAGTTGTTCTTCTTTTAGTTTAAATAATGTTAAGTCTTGGATTATGCCAAAGGTTACATTCTTTTTGATATCGTACTGAAATTTTATACCTAGTTTCATTTTTTTACCGTTATCTTTGTAAATTGCTTTATAGCAGTCTTTTGTTTCGGTAGTTTCTTTGTTTAAAAGCTTGCGGATGATACCATGTTTCTGGGAAGCAAAATAAATTTTAATAAGATAGAAAATATCATTAAATTTTTGCCTTTTAAGACCTAATATATTATATACTTGATTTGATATCTGACTAGTACCTTTGTTATGGTCAAACTCCCAAACGCCAATTTCTGCAAGTTCTTCTGCTTTTTTTAAATACTCTGCAGTATAATGAGAATTCATGGCTATTCCCCCAGTTTGCTAGGCATAAAATAAGTCAAACAACTAATTCTAAACTTAATTTTATTACTTTAGTCCCGTTTTTTCAAGAAGAATAATTGTTTTTCATAATAAAACCAATTGTTAAGCTGTTAATGACATTAGGTTTTTCAAGTATAGTAACATGTCCACTATCAGGTATAACCACATACTCAGAATTTGGTATTTGCTCTGCTATTTTTTTAGAAAACTTCCTAGGCTTTAATATATCATCTTCTCCACATATAACTAAAGCAGGGCATTTAATTTTATTTAACTCCGCTGTTATATCCACATCTCGTTCAAAGGCTTCATAAAGATTCAGCTGTCCTTCTAAAAATTCATCAGAGACTCTCGACATTGCTGTAGCTTTGTTCTTTAATGCCTTACGGTTGGAAACAATATAATTATTATGATATAAAGTGGGAACCATAGTCCAAAATAATTTTTCTCCATTTTTCCGCTTAGCTGCTTCTTTCCATCCTCTTACAAAAAGTGTTAATGTTTCATCAAGTTCACTTGCAGAATTAATAACTGAAATACTTTCTACCCATTCGGGATAATCAATGGCCATCCTCATAGCGACTTCCCCTCCATAAGAAGTTCCAACAAGATGGGCTTTTTTAATTTTTAATTTTTCCATGAGCTCTATAGCATCCCTTGAATGCTGAGCCAGGGCATAGGGTCCTTTGGGTTTATCTGACATCATTTGGCCTTTAAAATCATGAAGCAAAATTTTAAAGCCCAGCTTTTCAAACTCTGTAGTTTGGTAAAACCAGCTACTGACAGAAGCCATAATTCCATTTAAAAAAATCACTGTATTTTCAGATTCAGGATTGCCTTTAACTTTGTAATATATGTTATTCCCGTTAATATTAATCTTTGGCATAAGTAACCTCCTTCCATAAGGTTTTCACTCCAGCTATTATTTTAACCTCTCTTGAATTAAATTAAAAAGGGTGATTACAGCAAATAACCTGCAATAAATATAGTCCAAAACCATTACTTTTGCACAATTTTACAAACTTATCATAACATACCAGTAGTATAGTAATTGCAAGATTAAATAAAAAGACCTTAGCTCGAGATGTCAACTACTTAGTGAAAAAAATTGATAGACATCTATAAAAAACCTTAATTTTGCAATCATCTAAAAAAGTTACTGTATGGGAGGTAGTGATGTGACTAAGGAGAAATCTGCTTTACTAGCCATTCTAGCTAGTATTTTTCTAGTAATATTAAAGCTTTCTGTAGGTCTATCTGCTAACTCGGTTAGCATTATATCTGATGCATTACATTCTTTTATGGATGTTATGGCTTCTACCATGACCTTCTTTGCTATACGTTTTGCTCAAAAGCCACCAGACAAGTGTCATAATTTTGGCCATGGTAAAATTGAGGATTTAGCTGCAGTTATACAAAGTATCCTTATTTTGTTAGTTTCTATAACTATTATTAGGCAGGCGTGTATTAGAATTATTGAACAAAACTATATTACTGATACTACTTTAGGTATAATTGTTATGTTAATATCTATACTAATACATTCTTTAGTAGTTTGGAACATGTTAACCGTTGCAAAAAGGGAAAATTCCATAGCTCTACGGGCAAATGGACTCCATTTGCTAACGGATATTATCACCTCAGGGGGAGTAGTGGTGGGTTTAATCATTATTCACTTTACAGGAATTAAAATTTTGGATCCTATTATAGCTATGGTGGTAGCCATAATTATAATAAAAACTGGCCTGTCTATAGGTCGAGACTCACTAAGGAGTTTGCTGGATAGCTCCTTAAACCAAGAGGATATTCAAAAAGTTAAAAAAATCATCGATAGTTATTCACCACCAGTTGTAGAGCACCATAAGCTTAGAACCAGAAAGATGGGCGGTGAAAAACAAATGGATGTCCACATAGTTTTTCCTAAAACTATGAGTATTAAAAAAGCCCATGATATCAGTAATAATATACAAAAAGAAATTCAAAATAACTTTAAAGAAGCAAAAATTGTAATTCATTTAGAGCCAAATAAATAGGGTGTTATAAAGGGAAACCACCATCTATTGGTAGTTTCCCTTTATAACACTACTTAATTGGCAGCTTCATTATATAAAAAGAGAACTGCTCACCTTTTATAGTTGCGTTTATTTTTTCATGCTTCTCCATTCCAATGTTTTTATATAGCCCTATGGCCTTTTCATTTTTAGTTGCCACATCTAAAACTAAATTTTTTAAGCCAAGGTTTTTACTTTCCTTATAAACATGCTCGAGTAATTTTTTACCAATTCCTTTTTTACGAAAGCTAGGCGACACAGCAATATTA
This genomic interval from Proteinivorax tanatarense contains the following:
- a CDS encoding YgaP-like transmembrane domain, giving the protein MELNFRRNIGDTERIMRAGLGLILFVAGALNLFNLHLFLAYFLMIAGLVNLTEGIFRY
- a CDS encoding sensor domain-containing diguanylate cyclase, whose product is MNSHYTAEYLKKAEELAEIGVWEFDHNKGTSQISNQVYNILGLKRQKFNDIFYLIKIYFASQKHGIIRKLLNKETTETKDCYKAIYKDNGKKMKLGIKFQYDIKKNVTFGIIQDLTLFKLKEEQLIKSLKIKDAMLEISHAIVEIENTEELFDFILSKITSAIDKTDLASVLLLDEKNNLKISASKGYKKEQVNDFEIKLQDAFIWQKTDGNIHETVIMNNLKEDLPTQYHTILDNNMGITPKSSMCGPVFVDNKLCGFINIECEENDIFDDVDWSLMEYVRKQLSIAISKRKLHEKTVYLSRYDELTGVYNRRYFEDLIKKRMESSALFSLVLFDLNRLKEVNDTYGHLAGDAVIKKFAYLLNSILESDDFVARFGGDEFIVFFSNRDKSEVIKKIKILKKRVQEPIDFEGNFLKIGFCYGISNYPEEALDYHKLVKISDANMYHSKRQLYDLKKEGEGRC
- a CDS encoding histidine phosphatase family protein — translated: MLRLILLRHGQSEGDITGRHEGRADFPLTDLGKKQAQLVANYLSIYYGIDEIYCSPLKRAKETANILGKKIMNQPIEEKELMEINNGDLAGLTFEEAEKKFPPPESEKIYRALPNGESIIDFRARIEAFWHKFKDENLQPNRQKTICIVAHGGTISMLYKTILELPINTHTKFPTADTGFHLLEITPKDIIILKANCLEHLYLNNEG
- a CDS encoding cation diffusion facilitator family transporter, encoding MTKEKSALLAILASIFLVILKLSVGLSANSVSIISDALHSFMDVMASTMTFFAIRFAQKPPDKCHNFGHGKIEDLAAVIQSILILLVSITIIRQACIRIIEQNYITDTTLGIIVMLISILIHSLVVWNMLTVAKRENSIALRANGLHLLTDIITSGGVVVGLIIIHFTGIKILDPIIAMVVAIIIIKTGLSIGRDSLRSLLDSSLNQEDIQKVKKIIDSYSPPVVEHHKLRTRKMGGEKQMDVHIVFPKTMSIKKAHDISNNIQKEIQNNFKEAKIVIHLEPNK
- the rlmD gene encoding 23S rRNA (uracil(1939)-C(5))-methyltransferase RlmD — protein: MSKLLTGKKYTATIEDITHKGEGVGKIDGFTVFVPQGLPEDKVEIEIISIKKNYGRGLIQKIINPSPHRIKPNCPTYEKCGGCNLQHTDYSYQLKLKQKLVKDALERIGGFQSVTVHQTLTAGDKKYRNKVQSPVGIVDGKTVAGFYKPKSHEIVPLENCHIQHPKSNEVLDSISRKLHELNIPTYNEKTGKGIVRHIVTKVGFNTDELMVIIVVTKEDFHRKKELVDSIKRLKVVDTLVFNINSKKTNVVMGRKNITMFGNGHITEKVTGIQYKISPLSFFQVNPKGMEILYGKTLEYANLTGKEKVLDAYCGIGSISLFLAQQAKEVLGVEIVPQAIEDAKENAKINGIKNAHFKVGKAEEVIVDEAKKGEKYDVVVVDPPRKGCDEKLLEAIQKISPQRIVYVSCNPSTLARDLKHLCQEGKYEIKQVQPVDMFPHSGHVECVCLLNKVD
- a CDS encoding AbiJ-NTD4 domain-containing protein — its product is MKLYSERHGIRAPLEKTYSINRDMYSLILDCCKRYQKNLTHIFTLNCHHDFTDSNYVAFDEKGFITRIKIRIPSLFRDEYDRICTPAYDDEYDQYALLDLIEFFAQNIKDISERWNNEKYRNYQTIDCLNSSDIFKNFQEAINEIFTESGLLYELTDEKIIERIVENSPLTTEIESNFAAVHEVGTRELLKDAVALYKTPNSAARQDSVEKIWDALERLKTYYTTLDKKHSSEKIVNDMANGNDDFADLFNNEFKMLTDIGNKYRIRHHETNKIDITNVRYYDYLFNRCLSLIALAIQYLR
- a CDS encoding alpha/beta fold hydrolase; the encoded protein is MPKININGNNIYYKVKGNPESENTVIFLNGIMASVSSWFYQTTEFEKLGFKILLHDFKGQMMSDKPKGPYALAQHSRDAIELMEKLKIKKAHLVGTSYGGEVAMRMAIDYPEWVESISVINSASELDETLTLFVRGWKEAAKRKNGEKLFWTMVPTLYHNNYIVSNRKALKNKATAMSRVSDEFLEGQLNLYEAFERDVDITAELNKIKCPALVICGEDDILKPRKFSKKIAEQIPNSEYVVIPDSGHVTILEKPNVINSLTIGFIMKNNYSS
- a CDS encoding group II intron maturase-specific domain-containing protein encodes the protein MDSRLTELNYYTVGWVNYFAVAKTTKKISMLEMWVRRRLRACIWKQCRKVKTKGKNLMKLGLPKYKAWEFANTRKGYWRISNSPILNTTLNNKYLENLGYKSISNRYHLMHNS